AGAGGCCCTCGCCAGTCCACGCTCGACTGCCCAAGCGGCAATCTGCGCTCGCGAGTGGAATGCCAGTTTATTGAGGATGTGCTGGACGTGAGCATCCGCTGTTTTCTCTGCGATCACCAGTGCGGCGCCGATCTCGCGGTTCGTGAGCCCCTGTGCTATCAGCACCGCCACTTCTCGCTCGCGGGGGGTGAGGCCGCTCAATTGTTCCGAAGACGTCTGTTTTGGTGTTCCCACAGGATGGAATGCGGCACTCAACATTGGAGTCAGCGCATATTCGAAGGCCTGCTCCAACGTCATGCCACGGCCCTCCGCGCACGCTCTTGCAAAGACCCTCTCACCGAGGCGATCGCGCGTGGTGACAAGGCGTTGGCCGTAGTCGGCTTGGTCGGGAGTAAGGCGACGGAAGCCAAGGGTTTCCTGTAGCGCTTCTGCTGCTCCGATGAACCGGGCCGCCCGTTCGTACTGTCCCTGTGCGCAGGCCAGCCCCGCGAAGCCTTCTAGACACTCTTCGGTGCCCCACGTGTTCCCCAATTCTCGGCTGAGGGCAAGGCTCTCTGCGAAAAATGCTGCTGCCCGCCCATGATCGCTCAGATGTAGGGCCACGGTGCCCAAGCCGCGAAGCACAAGGGCGATGAGCCATTTGTCACCTACTTCTCGGGACAGAGCATGGCTTTTTTCATAGTACGCAGCAGCCTGCTCATAGTCCCGATGATAGCGGGCCACAACCCCCAGGTATGCAAGGGCCACGCTGATGCGCCAGCTATCCCCCAATTCTCCGGAAAAAACCAAGCTATTCTCCAACGACGCCTTCGCTCGAGTGGCATCGCTTTGAAGCAACGTTGTGCCCAAAGCGAGGTGGTGCCATGCAATTTCGTCTCGGTCGCCCAGTTCGCAGGACACAGCCAGGCCCTTCTCTGCCAACGCAGTCGCCCGGGCGTCGTCTCCTTGACGCCACGCTAGCTGTGCTGCTCCCCTAAGGGCTTTCGGCAGAGCCGGGATCGATGTATCGTCGATCGCAGACAATGCTCCTTCCAGCCACCCGCGGCCCTCGCTCCAATGTCCATGCAAGAGCCAAAATCGATACAGAGCCCCCGCTAATCGCAACCCCGCCTCGACGCTGCCTGTCTCCCTTTTGGCCCACTCCAGCGAGGCGCGCAGGTTGTCGTGTTCTGCCTCCAGCCGCTTGAGCCAGTTTCCCTGTGCAGGACCTCGCAGCCCCGGCTCAGCCTGCTCCGCCAGTCCTAGGTACCACTCAAAATGCCGCCTCCGGACATCCGCTGCTTCTTCCGTCTCTTCCAGCCGGTCTCGGCCATATTGGCGCACCGTCTCCAGCAGCCGGTACCGGGCCTCCCCACCCTGGGTATCCGCCACCACCAGTGACTTATCCGTTAGCTGCGTAAGGAGGTCGAGGACCTCATGGCGCAGGATGCGCTCTCCGGAGCAGACGGCTTCGGCCGCCTCCAAGGAGCACCCACCGGCAAAGACCGACAGCCGGTGTAACACGGTGCGTTCCTTCTCTGATAGCAAATCGTAACTCCAGTCCATTGCGGCGCGCAGTGTCCGATGTCGAGGCACGGCCGTACGACTTCCGCCGGTCAGCAGTCGAAACCGGTCGTCTAGCCGTTGCGCAATTTGCTCCACCGCCAGCACCTTCACACGCGCCGCCGCCAACTCAATGGCGAGAGGGATGCCGTCTAACCGATGGCACACTTGGGCGACCGCCGGCGCGTTCCTCTGGGTGAGCGTAAACTCGGGTTGGTTGAACGTTGCCCGCTCCACAAAAAGACGTGTCGCCTCGTACTGCATGAGGTCCTCAGGTGCCCCAATGTGCCTGGGGTGGGGCAGCGAGAGGGAGGGGACGCGATAGATCAGCTCACCGGCGATGCCTAAGCTTTCCCTGCTCGTTGCCAGGATGCGGATATGGGGACAAACCTGCAGCAGCCTTTCGGCCAGTTGCGCACAGGACTCCAGCAAATGCTCACAATTGTCCAAGAGGAGCAGCAGCGCCTTGGGACGCATGTGGTTCGTCAGTGTCTCGATCAACTCGCGGCCCGGTTGCTCGAGCACGCCGAGTGCAGCGGCGACGGCCTGAGGGATAAGAGCGGATTTTGAGAGCGCGGCCAATTCTACCCACCAGACCCCGTCTTTGGCCTCTTCCTCCGGGTGGGCCACCACCTCGAGTGCGAGCCGCGTCTTACCACAGCCCCCTGCGCCTGTGAGCGTGAGCAGACGAGTATCGGGGAGCAGATGATTGATCTCAGCGATCTCCCGCCCCCGCCCAATGAAACTGGTTAGCCGATGGGGAAGGTTACTAAGCATGACATGTCCTTAGTGCAAGCTAACGATACCACCTTCCTTCCACCAAATGTATCACTCTGATTGGTGATGTTTCGGAAGCAAGGGACTATTGAGCAGTGGGAACAGGGTCGGGCAATCCAAGAACGTCCAACTCGGATCCCGCTTGCAATGATCGACGGTGAACCTCGTGGAGTCAAGCAAGTAGTAGGCTAGAGCCAGAGAGCATGGTGCCGGGAGCCCGTCTGATACGCTACCGAACATGCTCCGGGACCGTATTATCCTTGTAGCGTAGACACGACCCCCTGAGTGCGATTTCGACTTCCGCGAATTCGCCTTCTATGGCTGAGTATGACTCCGAGAACGGGGCGCCGGCGCGCTTCGAACCGATGGGGCGACATCAGGTACGGCATTAAGGCCATGCTGGCGCCGAGCGGGGGCTTCGAACCCCCGACGGCACCAGGATCGCCGGATCCGGATGACGAGGTCGAACACCTCGGCCACGCGTGATGACAAGGCCTGGCGCGCGATCGGCCTCCCCAGACGGCCATACCGACCGGCACGTGCCTTTGGCAGCTGCACTCATTCTGCACTTGTAGAAGACATGGGCCGACACACACGAGCGGCTAGCCCGCAACCTTATCGTAACAGGTCATCTGCACCGATAGACCATCTCCTCCGATAGTGAGTCTTGTGGGCCGCGACGCTCAGTCGACACTCGAGCACACATCACGGCTAGGCTCCTTGTCGGCTAGTCTCGAATCTGGTTCTAACTCCATCACACGATACCTCTCGATCCCGCGACGAACGATTGGTGCATCACTGGTACGGATTAGAAGAAGAGTGAGGCGTCGGTAGACCGGTCCTTCAAGGAACTGTCTACACGGCCGGCGGGATGGGTATGCCGTAGGTGCGTAATTCTTGAGGAGGACGTAAAATGGAGAGCCCATGGCTTGTCTTTGCGACGATCGCTGGGCCGATCGCCGCCGTCATACTCAGCGCCATAATCGTCAACCTACTCGAACTGCGCCCACGGCTGTTTACCTGGTACGAACAAATCACCTCGGTCACGCTACGTCCCCCGGACAAATCTGTCATCCCAGTCAATACACATGCGTTTACGGTCCGAAACGTCGGTCGACGTCCTGCGCATAACGTAAGTGTTTCCCACTTCTCACTACCCGATTACAATGTCGTCCCGCCCGTCCCGCACGAACGCAAGGACTTACCGCAAGGTGGTGTGTCGCTTATCTTCCCGACCCTCGCTCCCAAAGAACAGGTTACTATCACTTATATCTACTTCCCGCCAGTAACCTGGAGTCTAATCAATGCTGGGGTGCGTTCTGACGAAGCCGTCGCGCAACCAATCACCGTGCTTCCCACGCGCCAGTTCGCGCCATGGGTATATCGCACGTTTGCAGCACTCTTCTACATGGGCGTGTTCCTAGCTGCGTATCTGCTCGTTCGCTTCGGGATTTGGGTTTCCACAATCAAGCATGCCTGACCACGACGAGCGACGCCTGTTGCCCTGCATCCCGCTCGGGCTTAGCGATCCCCTCGTTGCCATGCGCTCGCGCGACTCGAACGACCGCCTTGCTCTCCCTCGCCTCGCTGCGCGGTGAATTTCAAGGGTCCGCGGAGGGGGGTGAGCATGGGGCTTTCTGGTTGCGTGATCTTCACTGTTACCTCCTCTGATGGATACATCTAAAAATCTATTGCGCCCTAAGCACCCGAGGAGCCGGACAACCAAGGTTGCTTGCCTCTAGGTGGCCGGACATAAGAGTCGATTATACAGCGTTACAGTACATGCGGCGGCCCTGGGTAGTATCCAATTTGCGTCCTGTCCATAATGATGCAATTGATTGGTGTACCTACGACACCGCCAGGATGATTTTGGGCCACAGCGTCGACCACTCCAAACATTCGAAGAGCGATCTCCTCAGGTGAACCAGGGACTTTACCCGGATTGTCCCTATCAGCCTGTTCGGCCGACGATCGGTATTCCTCGCACAACTTCTGGGATCCAATGACGGCGGTGAGATCTGTGACCATCCGGACAGGAGGATCCGCCATAAGGTCAATCACAAAAGCTGCTAGCGTGTGATCTTTTGGATGGCGGGCGGCGAGCAATAGTTGACACTCCCTCAGTTCTAGCTCCGCCGACGCTTCCTGAGCGATTTCATAGATTCTCGTTGCGAGGGGAAATGGTTCGAACGGAAGTCCTCCTTCAAGGATTGCAGCCGTACGTTTAAGAACTTTCTCGAGGATTGCCACGTTGCCCGCGACCGCGACAGCCACGTCTTCGTTCAGGACAAAAAGCTTTACTGCACCGTCTGCGAAATCTCCGGTGTTTTTGTCCGAAACCCGGCTGTCTCCGACCATAATAAGCGCTTCCTGCGGCTCGACATGTGCGACTTGCTCAAGAAAGCTTCGAATGGCCCCTGTTGGGAAATGCTGGATCGCGCAGAGGGTCATTATGATCCTCTTACACCTCTTGCCTTTAACGTAGAATACCCTGCCCCATTACATTGACAAAATCATCTTCTGTCAGGTGCGGCCATGACGATTCTTCCGATCGACCGGGCGCGGCCCCGACAGAGCACTCAGGACATCACACTGGCCTCGGGGAGGAGCCTCCTCTCTCGCCGACGTCCCAGGGGGACGTCACGTTATCTGGGTAGGCAAATCGTTGCGGACATCATGCGCTGGCTACACTTCTACCCCCCGCAAGGGAAGATCTAGATCGAAATATACTTCGCTTCAACACGCGGAAAGCATGAGCCTGCCTAGAACACGCCCAAACTGGCCTGCTGACAGGTTCGACCACATGGCCATAGAATCATTATTCCAATGGCCCGTGGGAGACTCAAGCAGTGGCTCGGTTGCGACGTGCCCAACTCGAGTAAGACAATTTGACATTTACCTTCAAGCAGGCAGGTCTCCAAGCGCTAATATTCATCTTAGTTCCGCGCCGTATGCCTCATCACCGGTACTTGTATCGACAATTCGATATACGCTTGGCGAACTTGTCGCACAAATTACCACATCATCTTGTTCATCACCACTGAACGCAGAGCTGTCATCTACTCGGTAAACGTGGCCTGACGCCATAATCAGAACGTCGCCATTCGTTGAAATCTGATTGATAGTATCCGTGTCACAAGCATCAGCGTGTGCAATCGACAACCCACTGAACAGAGCGAATATCAGCAGGGCGATAACTCGCTTCATGTACGCTATCACTCCCTTTTCGGAAAGATGTAATGACCCCTCTACTCATTTGATGACTTGAATACCCTAAATTTGCGCAGGATAGCTCGGCCCTGTGCCGCACGGGGTGAATACCCTATCCCGGAACTTCTTGAATGGTCCGAGAGGGTCAGACGACAGGTCCCCTCCCAGGCCGCAGGCCGATAGCAGCTCCCGGCCTGACCCCGGCAGTGGGGACCCCGCAGGAGCCCGGAGGGTGCATAGAAACCATATTCTCATATCCCCGTCGCAGGAAACCGACCTAGCCACTACAGGCATATAGAATCACTACTCTATTATGCCTGTGGGTAACCCGTCGGGCCGCCGCATTCCATGTATGCTCATGATGTTCCTTACAATCTCAGAATAAGGCTCTCCCGATGATGGGACAACAGAAATTCCTAGGCCTCTAACCCCTTCCCGACTTCTGAATCTCCCTCACCAATGAAAAGGGTTTGAAGTGAAGTTGCAAGAGGGGGTCGTTGCACTAGGACTCTCCTAGCCGCTCATTGTCACAAAACACAGAGTGCTTTATCGAGTGATTAGGCGTCCATTGCGCCAACGAGCATGCACATCATCCGGAAACGCAACAAAGTCAACGGTGAGGTGTTGATCCCTCTGGAATCGGGCATCCCTTCGCTCCAATTTTTCGGCCACCCGGTCAACGATTCGCTCCAGCTCCTCTACGGCTGGGATAGTGTCTGCCGCGATGTAACGGAACTCCACAACAACATAATGACCTCCCGGGGATTTTAAAACTGGGAAGGGTTTACTGAAACCGCCACCGAGCTCCTTAGATATTTCCTGACTAATCACTTGAAGCTCGGGAGCGGCTTGAAGCTCATTGCGCTTGCCCGCCAAAACCGTTGCTAGGGCCAGGACCGCAATGATTCCATCCCTTGTATCTTTGTCCTTTAGGTGCGGAGGAAGATGACCAGTCTGATGCACGACCACATTCCTCCAATTGATCGCACCAATTACTTTTTGAAGGTCAATTTTGCGCAAAGCCTCATGCCCCACCGTTAACTCCAACATGATGGTAACCCGATCACGTAGACCCAGCTTGGGCCCAAGGAATTCCTTGATACGGTCATTGGGGACGCCTCTGAGTTGAAAGAATAGACTCAAGTATCGAGCTAGTACAATTTCAAGACAAATCACCGCCTCCAATAAAGCGTAACGGAGATTATCCAGACGCATGTGCTCAATTGCGTTCACGAAAAATTCCTGCTCGGGCGCGGGCGGTTGATTCTCTGCAATAGCCTCTGTGATATCAAGCCAAGTGCCTACCCGGAGTTCTCCCGACGGTGTCGCCGTTCCGCCACGCACTGAGGCAATGAAGCCCGCGAAAGGATCATCTTGCATTCTTACTAGGGTGCGTGGGGCGCCAGCTGCATCATCTACTGTTACTAGCCATCGCTCGATATATTTCTCCGCCTCGGAGAGGTTAATCTTCAACTCTGACACATGAGCTACTCTTCCAGTATTTCTGATGCCCCGCAAGATGCGGTTTGCTATTGTCACAAGGATAGGAATAAGGGCAGACCAATTTTGACCTTCCACCAGCACATCAATCTGACTTCCCTGATCATTCAGCTCGATTTCTAAGCCGCTGCAATGCTTAACATAGTGCTCTGGAGGGGGCAAATCAGGTACTTCAAACGGGTCCAAGTGCCCGACTGGACGGTACTTGACGCGAATCTGACCGTCCTCAAAGGCGCCACCCAATGCTAACGCGTCCGGCCATGGGCCAAGAGCGTAAATATCAATGGGAATAGTGTATCGAAGCATCATCATTTTCGCTGCCCAAGAGAGTATGCCTTTGGCAACATCCTGCGTGCGGCGTCTCGTTTCATGATTGTCATCCTACGGCCCCCCTCCCGCCGTCGTGCTGTCGCACCCTGATCTGCGTATCTCATGACTCCGCAAAAACGGGCGTGGGCCACTCACCACGCTTATGCCCATATCGTTCTCCAGATGGCCCAAGCGGCTCAGGGATGGCCAGGAAGGACCCGGCAGGCTTCATCTAGCCTGGGCCGCCGTTTGAAGCGCCCAGAGGCCAAATCTCCATAAACCAAAGAGACCTTCTAGCGGAGGTTTCGCGGGAGCCAAACTGTGGCCGAAAGGAACTCCTTTGGGCCAGGGCCGGCGGGCATCTGCGAGTGCTTGATTTACACGGCTCAGCGGGGCAATCAGGAGACCTCCCTTTCGACAACTTGGGATCACGAAGCGCGCTTCGGACGATCTAGAACTACCGGGTTCTTAGTTGACTCGACAGCCCACCCGGCAGGCCGCGCGCTCGGCAGGCTGCCCAAGGCTGGTGTTTTGCCATCTCTCAGTCCAACAGGTTCGCGAAGGGCCGTTTCCCGTACGCGGCGCGAAACTCGCCAATCAGACGGCGTTCCGCTTCGCGCGGGTGGTCGTCGATCTGCCATGCGATCATAAACCCGTCAGCTCCCTTGACTTGCCACAAGAACCTCCCCCCATGATGCCCCACCGCTTTGCCCGCTCCGAAGTCGATAAGCTGCCGCACGCGCTGCCTTAGATCCCGCGCTTCGCCAACGTATAGAATCTGTGCGCCTTTGACCCAATTCTCTTCGAGGACCTTGATAGCGACCGTCGGATCCTTGCCGCGAAAGCGGCCCGCCTTGCTACGGTCGAGGAACTGAGGAGGATCGTCCGAGTCTCGCAACATCACATACACGCCGGACGCGTGTGGGATGCGTTTTGCGCGGTCGCCCAGAAGGTCACGGACTGTCACGAATTCTTCGAACCCTCGTCGTTGCAGTTCGGTTCGCCTGAATGTCATCTTGTCCCGATAGCGCTGCTGCTGGCCGGCTTTTTGATGCGCACGGCAAGCGAATCGACGATGGGGACCCGCGAAAATCCAATGGGTCCCCTTTCTGCACCACAGGAGCCGCCAGCCCGCCCACTCAAACAGCGCGCACTCAAGCACGATTTCCCATCCGAGGTCACCGCGCCAACACACATCCGGTAGGTCGTCGAGGTTCACGCGGACCTGCCATTTTTCCCGTAGACGCCTGACCGACGCCCGATTCACCCTCAGCGACCCGATCGACACGGACGAATGCTGGCCGAACAGCTTAATCAGGTCACCGGCCAACCCATACGGTTCCAGCCTGCGCTGATATCGTTGTGGGGCAGACGTCATCGCCTCTACGACAAGACGCCTCAACTCATCCTTGACCTCGTTAAAGCCACGCGCCTCAGCCGGCACGGGCGTGCTGTCGTCACCCTGGAAGAACCGCTGCGCTTCGTCTTCCGAAGCCGCATCCTCAAAGAAGACCTTACTCATGGGCGGGAGCTCTCGGGCGAGGATCGCTTGCGCCTCTTTGCGGCCTGCCTCGCCTCGGGCGAACAGGTCGAGCAGCTGGCCGGCGGCCTCGTAGTCCTGAAGAACCACTTCCACATCGGAGCGGGCGGGTGCTCCGTCTGGAGAGATGAACGTCCCTACCGTGTAGTACTTTCGCCGCGAACTGCCCTCCCGCTCGGGCCCCCGTGGCTGGCCCGTTTGCGCACGTGTAGACTTCTGCCTCCCGGCGCCACCTTTTTTTCGCATCGCGGAGCCGTATCTCCCAGGGCTTTCCTCGCAGTAGACGTGTGAGATTTCCCGCAGAGTGCGCTACACTCCTGGCACCACGACATACGAGGTGACGCGGATGCAGCGATGGCTGACGGTTTCCGAGGTAGCGAGGCGGCTGGGCCTGAGCCCTGATGGCGTTCGCCATCTGGAACGAAGGGGCCGCCTCCGGGCAATTCGCACTGAGGGGAAAGCACGCGTGCGCTTGTTCCGAGAAGCCGAGGTCGAGCGGCTTGTGAAGCGTCGCCGGGCGTCGCAGTCTGGGCCGGCGGAGAGGGCTCCTCAAGCTGAGCTCCCGGCGGCCGTGGGGGCGGCGGGGTGACAACCGCCAAAGGAAAACCGGGCCGTTGCAGGCGGCCCGGCAAGCGAGAGACTCCGATGCGTTCTGAGCTTATCAGAATCTCGGCCGTCTTGGAAGCGCTTCTGCCCGAGCTATATGCGCGCATCCCTGTCTATTGCCTCCGTCAGCTCGCCGAAGACCCGGACATCCCTGCCTGGATGGTACAGTGCGTGCACGCCGCCCTCGACTACAGTGTCGACTGGCCTGTGACGACTAAGCGCACCGCCCCTGGCCGCGGGAAGGACCGTGGATGAGGAGCTTCTCTGTCTCCGAGGAGGGACGCGAGACCGTCATCACCTGGACGGGCACGGATGGCGGCCGGGCGATCATTTACACGGGAGGCGGCCCGCCGTGAGCGGGATCTACCCTTCTTCTCCTCCGCACAATCTGGAAGCTGAGCAGGCGGTCCTCGGCTGCATGCTGCTCGACCACGACGCAATCGCCCGGGCGGCCGAAGCCCTGCGGCCCAAGGACTTTTACCGCGGCGACCACCGCATTATCTTCTCCACGATGCTGGACCTGTCAAAGCGCGATGAGCCGGTGGAACTGATCACGGTCTGCAACCGCCTCGCCAATATGGGCAAGCTGGAAGACGTTGGGGACCGGACCTACATCGCCTCGCTGCCCAACGTCGTCGCCACTGCCGCGAACGTGGAGTACTACATCCGCATCGTGCGGGAGGGTGCCGAGCAGCGCGAGTATCTCGCGCTCGGCATGAAACTCCAGACAGAGGCCAACACAGGAGCGTCGGTTGAGACGCTGGAGGGCATCCGTACCGCCTGGATTCCCCGGGACCGGGCGGAGACCAGGACCGGACTCGTGCCGGCCGCGGATCTCAAGGCTGAGCCCGTAAGCTGGCTCATCACCGAGCTACTGCCGCGCGGCATGCTGGCGCTCCTCAGTGGCCGCGACAAGCGGGGCAAGACGCTCCTTGGCATGGAGATGGTTCGCGCCGTCCTCCGGGGTGAGGCTCTGTTCGACCATTTCCCCTCGGTGTCTGGGCCCGTCGCCGCGTTCCTGCTTGACGATCCCGAGAGCCTCACGCGAGGGCGGCTCGAACAGCTCGGTTTGCTACAAGATTCGCGCCTGCATGTCTCCACCGCCAGACGGGCGG
The sequence above is drawn from the bacterium genome and encodes:
- a CDS encoding LuxR C-terminal-related transcriptional regulator, with translation MLSNLPHRLTSFIGRGREIAEINHLLPDTRLLTLTGAGGCGKTRLALEVVAHPEEEAKDGVWWVELAALSKSALIPQAVAAALGVLEQPGRELIETLTNHMRPKALLLLLDNCEHLLESCAQLAERLLQVCPHIRILATSRESLGIAGELIYRVPSLSLPHPRHIGAPEDLMQYEATRLFVERATFNQPEFTLTQRNAPAVAQVCHRLDGIPLAIELAAARVKVLAVEQIAQRLDDRFRLLTGGSRTAVPRHRTLRAAMDWSYDLLSEKERTVLHRLSVFAGGCSLEAAEAVCSGERILRHEVLDLLTQLTDKSLVVADTQGGEARYRLLETVRQYGRDRLEETEEAADVRRRHFEWYLGLAEQAEPGLRGPAQGNWLKRLEAEHDNLRASLEWAKRETGSVEAGLRLAGALYRFWLLHGHWSEGRGWLEGALSAIDDTSIPALPKALRGAAQLAWRQGDDARATALAEKGLAVSCELGDRDEIAWHHLALGTTLLQSDATRAKASLENSLVFSGELGDSWRISVALAYLGVVARYHRDYEQAAAYYEKSHALSREVGDKWLIALVLRGLGTVALHLSDHGRAAAFFAESLALSRELGNTWGTEECLEGFAGLACAQGQYERAARFIGAAEALQETLGFRRLTPDQADYGQRLVTTRDRLGERVFARACAEGRGMTLEQAFEYALTPMLSAAFHPVGTPKQTSSEQLSGLTPREREVAVLIAQGLTNREIGAALVIAEKTADAHVQHILNKLAFHSRAQIAAWAVERGLARASPD